The following DNA comes from Capsicum annuum cultivar UCD-10X-F1 chromosome 7, UCD10Xv1.1, whole genome shotgun sequence.
TGGcttctatttttgttttgtgttaAAGATGTACTAATCTTTGATTGATATTTATTGGAATTTTCATTTTTAGGATATTGTATGttgttttagttctttttttATCTGCAATTGGAATCTTGTTTCATTGTTTTGAGATGATTAGATTAGCTTTGTAATTTACTACCTAATCATATGTCTTAGTGAAATACAATTCTTGTAGGAGTTTGTCCATGCTAGTAGGTAGGTGTGCTTTGTTTTGTGGTCCATACTAGTAGTCGTAGTGCTACGCTTGTACTTTCTTCTTTCTTGAGTTTTGGTGATGTTTGTTGGATggtaaatattcttccttttttggGCTTTCTTGTTTTCCCTTATGTTAAAGATGTAAACTTTATTggtgtttttgaaatttcattTCTAGGATATTACATGCTGTTTTAGTTCTTTTTATTTGCAATTGGAATCTTGTTTCATTGTTTTGAGATGATTAGATTAGCTATGGTATTCACTACCTAATTATAATAGTGTTGAATATGATGTATTCGGAATGTTGAGATTAGTTATGCTAGGATTATTTCTTATCCACCGTTTGATTTGGTGTTTAAGGACTGTCTTTAACCATACTTATCCATGTAGTGATAGCACTTGTATTACTAATTCCCTGGTCTTCTATGTATTAGTTGCCCGCCTTATAATACTGAATAGGATGTAAACTAATAGGCTAAATATCCTATCAAACAAAGGATTAAACAATACCATGTCTAATACATGTATGAGGTTTTCTAATACATCCCACCTAACGACCCTTTTGTGAAGTCCAATTTTGACCTCTCTACCTCCGCTCCCAAGACAGGGGTAGTGTCTGGGTACACGCTAACCTTACCCTTCCTCgatcccacttgtgggattacactttGCATGTTCTTGTTATTGTAGCTAAGTTTGATTTGATTATGGAGTTCTTTGGCTTTCACTTAGTCATACTGCTCAGAACTTGCCTTGCTGGATGGTAAAATTcttgctttttgtcttttttcttacTCTCTCTTGTTGTTCTTGTCGTTTTTTGTGTTGAAGATCTAATCTTAGACTGAtgttttttggaattttcatttCTAGGACATCACATgctgttttatttcttttttttttgaaattggaatCTTGTTTCATTGTTTTGAGATGGTTAGATTAGCTTTGGAGTTTACTAGTAATTATATGACTTAGTGAAATCCGATTTTCTTTTCCattggaaacaacttctctacctcccaaggggtaaggtctgcgtacacactACCTTCCCTTCCCtggacctcacttgtgggattacaatcaggggcggagctaccctttacatagggggttcatccgaacccccttcggtgaaaaattatactacatttacatggttaaaattattttttatgtatatatagtatatgttgAACCCTCTTCaattagttcgtatgttcacttgtgaacccCCTTAGTGAAAATCCCGGCTCCGCCACTGATTACAATGCGTATTTTGTTGTTTAGTGAAATCCAATTTCGTTCCGGAAGAGATTGATTTTTGTGGAGGTCTTTGGTTTCCACTTAGTCATACTGGTCAGAATTTGCCTTATTTGATGTTAAAGATTCTTCCTGTTTTCCCTTTCAAGTCCCTTTTGTTTTTCTCGTCTTCCTTTTTGTTCAAGATCTAGTCTTTGAttgagatttttgaaattttcatttcTAGGACAGCACATGCTGTTTTAGCTCTTTTTATTTGCAATTGTAATCTTGTTTCATTGTTTTGAGATGATTAGAGTAGCTTCAGAATTTACTACCAAACTATATGTCTTTAGTGAAATCCAATTTTTGTCTATGGGAAAAAGCCTCGCTACCTCCCAAGTTAAGGGCAAGGTCTGCGTACACACTACCATTCCCAGACTGACAGACTCCACTTGTGagattacattgggtatgttgttgttatgaaATCTAAGTTTGTTGTGGAAGAGATTGTTTTGGAGCATCTCCAATTGGTATGTGTTTGGCTGTAAATGCAAATAcatcattataaatataaatatttcagAAAAATCAGTTATTATAAGTAATAATTCTCCAAAATTGATTCATGTAGTGATGGCTGAAGGAATTGCAAAAATTGTGCTTgtataattgaattttatgtggTTGACAATGACTTTCAGATTTGAAAATGGTACAACCTGAAGAAGTTCTGCGAAATGTTAGCAACTGCCCGGTCCCAGCTATAATTAGCGTTTCTGAGAGTAGACCTCTTCACTCTTGGTTCATCTATCGTGATTATGCTTGCCATGAAAGAAAAGTTTCTGACTTAGAAGTGTTTAATCATGCAACTTTCAGTTAAGAAACATTGATTGTTGGATCAAGTCATCTATAAGAGGACCTCGGCTTCTGTGAGTCTTAGATGCACTTAAAGCAACAAGCTGAACTTAGTTCTCGCGGCTGAAGAATAATTCATTTGTTATTACATTTCATGAAACAAATGGTGCTTGAACACAACTAACAATTAAGTAGATGTCCCAGCTGGTAATCTTTTTCCCCCCCTTAGAAACCGAATATTTTTCTTTGGATCTTGCTTTTTCTGCTTGAATTGGTACAGCTGTCATATTTTTCTGGTTGAGGCTCAGCCATCAACACCGATTACCATGGCTTAATTCATAGAAATTTTCCATGTTGTTCTTTAAGTCGTTGGCTGCTGCTTGTGAAGTTGTACCCTCTGATACTCGTTAATGCTTTTCACGTTTAGAATTTCCTTATGTTTCCATTCATCGTCGCCTGTATCTTCGTTAACACTTCTTATGGTTTCAAGAGTTAATCTGATTGTCattttctcatttcttctttttaatttgaattatataCTGTACTTCATGGTTTGACAGTTATGGATTGCACTCTGCGTGGCCACGAATAGTAGTGCTTGGTTCAGCACAACTGTGCTTGTGACTAATATGAGAAACTTTCCTCTAAGCCGGGGCACGGTTGCTGGGATTCTTAAAGGTTATGGAGGGCTCAGCGCTGCGGTGTATGCAGAAGTCTACAGTGCTTTGCTTCGCAATTCTTCTTCTAAGCTCTTGCTGTTCCTTGCACTAGGGGTTCCTACTTTAAGTTTGTCAATGATGTACTTTATTAGGCCCTGTACTCCATCTTTAGGCGAAGATTCTTCAGAGTCATACCACTTTTTGTTCGTCCAAGTAGCTAGTATTGTTCTCGGTGTCtatgtattaacaacaacaattttgGAAGACGTATTTTCTTTAAATGTCTTTGTTTCTTACACTTTACTCGGTATTATGGTGGTCCTTCTAATGGCTCCACTGGCCATTCCCGTGAAGATGACTTTTTATCCCTCAACCCGCGGCAAGCTGGGCGTGTCCGATGTATCAGAGAATTCAGAACCCTTGTTAACACCATTATCATCATCAGCAAACCTAGGAAGTTTTCAAGAGGGAGACGATATCTCTGAAGTGGATATGCTTCTGGCTGAAGGGGAAGGTGCAGTAAAGAAAAAGAGGAGGCCGAGAAGAGGTGAAGATTTCAAGTTCACTGAAGCTTTGGTCAAGGCAGATTTCTGGCTTTTGTTTTTGGTTTACTTTTTTGGTGTGGGTTCTGGGGTTACTGTTCTCAATAATCTGGCGCAGATCGGAATTGCTCAAGGTCTTCATGATACAAAAATCCTGCTATCGCTTTTCAGCTTCTGCAACTTTGTTGGTCGTCTTGGCGGAGGAGTTGTTTCAGAATATTTTGTCAGGTGTGATCTCCTTCACCTCTTAGTTACTATTTCTATTAATCTCCTCTTGTTGCCCCTGAGATTTAATTTCAAACGGCAATGGTCGAGGGACTTGTGAGTTATGTGACCTAGGTCATAGGTTCGAGTCTTGCACCATGTGAATCCGGTATTAAGTGGAGAAGGATGGAGAAGAGGCCTATTATCCCCAAGTTTTGTAGGCTGCGGTTGGTCCTTAGGTCATTAAAaaggcagtccggtgcactaagctCCTGCTATGTGTCAGGCCCGGGGAAGGGCCAGACCACAAGTGTCTAtttacgcagtcttaccttgcaatttgcaagaggttgtttccacggcTCGAACCcttgacctcctggtcacatgacactaactttaccagttacgccAAGGTTTCCCGTCCCTCGAtcattaaaaagataaaagagtAATCCCTCTTGTTTGACTTAATTATTATCAACCTATGGGAAAATGAAATGGAAAAGGAAATGATGATTGGCGGTTTCTTTGCTTAAAACTTAGCCAAAATTAGTTTATTGCTACTATTAACTTTATGTTTTTTATCGATAAAATTGAAAAGTTAATGTCTTCTAAGTATCTCCCATAGGATAGTCAAAAGCAACTTATGGATGAGATAGCTTATTGAAGATGCTAAAGATGCTTGAAATGATTAAGTAGACTGCATGTTTCATTTATAGTGTCTCACTGTCGTAATACTAGCACTTGTCTAATTGCTTGTTGTTCGATTTGCAATGCAGGTTAAAAGCACTGCCTAGAACAGTATGGATGACATGCACACAAGTATTAATGATCATTTCCTACCTTCTGTTTGCTTCTGCACTTAATGGTACCTTATATGCAGCAACAGCATTAC
Coding sequences within:
- the LOC107855254 gene encoding protein NUCLEAR FUSION DEFECTIVE 4 isoform X2; protein product: MSQLLWIALCVATNSSAWFSTTVLVTNMRNFPLSRGTVAGILKGYGGLSAAVYAEVYSALLRNSSSKLLLFLALGVPTLSLSMMYFIRPCTPSLGEDSSESYHFLFVQVASIVLGVYVLTTTILEDVFSLNVFVSYTLLGIMVVLLMAPLAIPVKMTFYPSTRGKLGVSDVSENSEPLLTPLSSSANLGSFQEGDDISEVDMLLAEGEGAVKKKRRPRRGEDFKFTEALVKADFWLLFLVYFFGVGSGVTVLNNLAQIGIAQGLHDTKILLSLFSFCNFVGRLGGGVVSEYFVRLKALPRTVWMTCTQVLMIISYLLFASALNGTLYAATALLGVCYGVQFTTMVPTASELFGLKHFGIIFNFMSLGNPLGAYLFSGLLAGFLYDNEAAKQHTSTCLGPHCFRVTFLILAGVCGVGTMLSIVLTMRIKPVYQMLYAGGSFRLPQSSNH
- the LOC107855254 gene encoding protein NUCLEAR FUSION DEFECTIVE 4 isoform X1 gives rise to the protein MVNVKGGTRPPWVGLGAAVWLQIASGNAYNFPLYSHSLKSVLVFNQQQLTMLGVANDIGENVGLIPGVVCNKFPPWVILLIGSFSCFFGYGVLWLSLSQTVQNLPYWMLWIALCVATNSSAWFSTTVLVTNMRNFPLSRGTVAGILKGYGGLSAAVYAEVYSALLRNSSSKLLLFLALGVPTLSLSMMYFIRPCTPSLGEDSSESYHFLFVQVASIVLGVYVLTTTILEDVFSLNVFVSYTLLGIMVVLLMAPLAIPVKMTFYPSTRGKLGVSDVSENSEPLLTPLSSSANLGSFQEGDDISEVDMLLAEGEGAVKKKRRPRRGEDFKFTEALVKADFWLLFLVYFFGVGSGVTVLNNLAQIGIAQGLHDTKILLSLFSFCNFVGRLGGGVVSEYFVRLKALPRTVWMTCTQVLMIISYLLFASALNGTLYAATALLGVCYGVQFTTMVPTASELFGLKHFGIIFNFMSLGNPLGAYLFSGLLAGFLYDNEAAKQHTSTCLGPHCFRVTFLILAGVCGVGTMLSIVLTMRIKPVYQMLYAGGSFRLPQSSNH